The following are encoded in a window of Telmatobacter sp. DSM 110680 genomic DNA:
- a CDS encoding VOC family protein has translation MMTLTPYLLFDGTCHDAMEFYRTVFGGNLTSIKVKDSPAKDHMPAFQQEKTINARLRSDAIEISASDWLMLNRPRIPGNTVCLYLSGGTFDELKTLFNKLSDGAEVTDPLKEMFFGAYGALNDKFGVRWMFQSNKQE, from the coding sequence ATGATGACACTGACCCCTTACCTGTTATTCGATGGCACATGCCACGATGCGATGGAGTTTTACAGAACCGTCTTCGGCGGCAACCTCACGTCTATCAAAGTGAAGGATTCGCCTGCCAAGGACCACATGCCCGCATTCCAACAGGAGAAGACCATCAATGCTCGGCTGCGTAGCGACGCGATTGAGATTTCGGCGTCGGACTGGCTGATGCTCAACCGCCCCAGAATACCCGGCAATACAGTCTGTCTTTATTTGAGTGGAGGAACCTTCGACGAGTTGAAAACCTTGTTCAACAAACTCTCCGATGGCGCCGAGGTCACTGATCCGCTCAAGGAGATGTTCTTCGGCGCCTATGGCGCACTTAACGACAAGTTTGGTGTTCGATGGATGTTCCAGTCGAACAAACAAGAATGA
- a CDS encoding SRPBCC family protein: MADQVTIHSTFVIERNYPQPPERVFAAFAQPARKRRWYAEGDHEIQEFEMEFRVGGTERFSYRFKAGHPIAGSAIANESKFQDIVPEKRIVTTTRMSLNEKPILVAVLTLEFVPSATGTDLVFTNQGTYIDWPDGPGMIEHGWRALFDRLGKELAS, translated from the coding sequence ATGGCAGATCAAGTCACAATCCACAGCACATTCGTTATTGAGCGCAATTATCCCCAACCCCCAGAGCGCGTCTTTGCTGCATTCGCACAACCTGCCCGCAAAAGGCGCTGGTATGCCGAGGGCGACCACGAAATTCAGGAATTCGAGATGGAGTTCCGCGTCGGAGGCACTGAACGCTTCAGCTATCGATTCAAAGCAGGCCACCCGATTGCTGGTTCCGCGATTGCGAACGAGTCCAAATTCCAAGACATTGTGCCAGAAAAACGCATCGTCACCACCACACGAATGTCCCTGAATGAAAAGCCGATTTTGGTCGCAGTCCTGACGCTTGAGTTCGTCCCTTCAGCCACAGGGACCGACCTGGTATTCACGAATCAAGGCACGTATATCGATTGGCCGGACGGTCCGGGAATGATTGAGCACGGCTGGCGCGCACTTTTCGATCGCCTCGGCAAAGAACTGGCAAGTTAG
- a CDS encoding alkaline phosphatase family protein, which yields MPPKRITRREMLKLAAATGAAGLTGSMLTSCGGRPAIPTPTGTSTCAKVTDIDHVVIYIQENRSFDHYFGSYKGARGFSDASSAFNQPYPGNTSSSPAGVLLPFHLDTTQTNAACTHDITHDWIPQHQSWDNGAMDGFVTSRLPINANDALLSMGYYNRADLPYYYAVADAFTLCDNYCCSVIGPTDPNRLYTMAASIDPDGKNGGPLLQTLVSNRPSMLGKLTYTTMPEQLQARGISWKVYSSPDSSAFGALETDNVLPYFKNFQDPTTTLYQNAFNPQFPTDFVADALSGNLPQVSWIIGSVITSDHPPSPSLFGENTLSVIIAALTANPAAWAKTVLFSTYDENGGFFDHVPPVTPPPGTAGEYITAAAVPDPTVQGSINGPIGLGFRVPMMIISPFSRGGFISSDLFDHTSVLRFLETRFGAEVPNLSAWRRATVGDMTSAFNFTKPDTSIPSLPSTVAAIPTIITECAGNLAGFAGYTLPSPQVVPTQEAGSPVRPSGTC from the coding sequence ATGCCACCAAAGCGAATAACCCGTCGTGAAATGTTGAAATTGGCTGCCGCAACCGGAGCAGCAGGCCTTACCGGCTCGATGCTGACCAGTTGCGGCGGGCGCCCCGCGATTCCTACGCCAACCGGAACCTCGACTTGCGCCAAGGTCACGGATATTGATCACGTCGTCATCTATATTCAGGAAAATCGCTCGTTCGATCACTATTTCGGCAGCTACAAGGGCGCCCGCGGATTCTCAGACGCAAGCTCGGCCTTCAATCAGCCCTATCCTGGAAACACTTCTAGTTCCCCGGCGGGCGTGCTGCTTCCCTTCCATCTCGACACAACGCAGACCAACGCCGCCTGCACCCACGACATCACGCACGATTGGATTCCGCAGCACCAGAGTTGGGACAACGGTGCCATGGACGGCTTCGTCACGTCGCGGCTTCCCATCAACGCCAACGACGCCCTGTTGTCCATGGGTTATTACAACCGCGCAGATCTGCCCTATTACTACGCCGTCGCCGATGCATTCACTTTATGCGACAACTACTGCTGCTCCGTCATCGGCCCTACCGATCCCAATCGCCTCTATACGATGGCCGCATCCATTGATCCTGACGGCAAAAACGGAGGTCCGCTGCTGCAGACTCTGGTATCGAATCGGCCTTCGATGTTGGGCAAACTGACTTACACCACGATGCCCGAGCAACTGCAGGCGCGCGGTATCTCGTGGAAGGTTTATTCATCGCCCGATTCCAGTGCATTCGGCGCGCTCGAAACCGACAACGTACTTCCTTATTTCAAAAATTTCCAGGACCCCACAACGACGCTGTATCAGAACGCTTTCAATCCGCAGTTCCCCACTGACTTTGTCGCCGACGCGCTCTCCGGAAACCTGCCGCAGGTCTCGTGGATCATCGGATCGGTGATTACTTCCGATCATCCACCGTCGCCGTCACTGTTCGGCGAAAACACACTCTCTGTCATCATCGCCGCGCTTACCGCCAACCCAGCGGCATGGGCAAAAACCGTTCTGTTTTCAACTTATGACGAGAATGGGGGCTTCTTCGATCACGTCCCGCCGGTCACCCCGCCACCAGGAACGGCCGGCGAATATATCACCGCCGCCGCAGTCCCCGATCCGACGGTCCAAGGCTCAATCAACGGTCCCATCGGACTGGGCTTCCGTGTTCCTATGATGATCATCTCGCCATTCAGCCGCGGCGGATTCATCTCCTCAGATCTCTTCGATCACACGTCGGTCCTTCGCTTCCTCGAGACGCGCTTCGGAGCAGAAGTTCCGAATCTCTCTGCATGGCGAAGAGCGACGGTCGGTGATATGACCAGTGCGTTCAACTTCACCAAGCCGGACACGTCGATCCCCTCACTGCCCTCGACCGTCGCCGCCATTCCCACCATCATCACGGAGTGCGCCGGTAACCTCGCCGGTTTTGCGGGATACACGCTGCCTTCGCCGCAGGTTGTGCCGACGCAGGAAGCCGGAAGCCCGGTACGCCCCAGCGGAACCTGCTGA
- a CDS encoding TPM domain-containing protein, translating into MEGFHRTTSLICRLMLAALFLIPLSGALAESVSSLPKPTDYVNDFAHVLSPDAVAKLDRICAELDHSQANAQVAVVTVHNLDGDDATDWANQLEDKWKMGKKGSDRGVLVLLAVDDHKYRIDVAYGLEGILNDAKVGDFGRAMVPALRAKDYDSAILGAVGQVAQVIAKDANVTLSDQLPEPPPVPQRHNSGGLANLIPFIFLILIFCGFGGLRLLFAMGLLNSALGGRRYNGGGGPFIGGGGFGGGFGGGGGDSGGGGFGGFGGGSFGGGGAGGSW; encoded by the coding sequence ATGGAAGGCTTTCACCGCACGACCTCATTGATTTGCCGGCTGATGCTGGCGGCTCTTTTCCTCATTCCTCTTTCGGGTGCGTTGGCCGAATCGGTCAGCAGCCTTCCCAAACCAACCGACTATGTGAATGACTTTGCGCACGTGCTGTCGCCGGACGCCGTGGCTAAGCTTGACCGTATTTGTGCGGAGCTGGATCACTCCCAGGCCAACGCGCAGGTGGCCGTGGTCACCGTGCACAACCTTGACGGCGACGACGCAACCGACTGGGCAAACCAACTTGAAGACAAGTGGAAGATGGGGAAGAAGGGATCAGATCGCGGAGTGCTGGTGCTGCTGGCCGTGGACGATCATAAGTACCGCATCGACGTGGCGTACGGTCTAGAAGGAATTCTCAACGATGCAAAGGTAGGCGATTTTGGGCGCGCAATGGTTCCGGCGCTGCGAGCCAAGGACTACGATTCGGCAATTCTGGGCGCAGTGGGTCAGGTGGCGCAGGTCATCGCGAAGGATGCAAACGTTACGCTGAGCGATCAACTGCCTGAACCGCCGCCAGTGCCGCAGCGGCATAACTCAGGAGGGCTGGCAAATCTAATTCCGTTCATTTTCCTCATACTGATCTTCTGTGGCTTCGGCGGCCTGCGGCTGCTGTTTGCAATGGGTCTGCTCAACAGCGCTCTTGGCGGCCGCCGGTACAACGGCGGGGGTGGGCCGTTCATCGGCGGAGGCGGATTTGGCGGAGGATTCGGAGGCGGAGGCGGCGATTCAGGTGGTGGCGGGTTTGGCGGATTCGGCGGTGGCAGTTTTGGCGGCGGCGGTGCGGGAGGAAGCTGGTGA
- a CDS encoding ABC transporter permease has protein sequence MQSLLRDLRYATRQLCKSPGFTITVILTLALGIGATTSIFSCVYGLLIKSLPFQDERSIITLSETNSQVKGASEATYLDYLDWRNQQTSFSQVAAYSTVNPSSVSLVIDGKPAQIQRVLASGNFFSLLGVSPVAGRLFDNQDDITGKNNVAVISASAWQTYFGRDRSTIGRSISLNGTSYTVIGVLPSNASFPAEGEVWLPLSLLDQPTRASRVWHSVKVLGRLRPGVSLSAARSDMQTVAQRLSAAYPATNRNEGIALDPLHDNLVSTLRPAMLCLMGAVVLVLIVACVNVANLLLVRATESRRDVAVRKALGANRQHLFRQYLAQTLMLSLLGGSLGILLASIALPLLRVALTHTEGFDESLLHSISLNFPVLLFTLAVCTLTAFLFGLLPAARTSAPLVDILRSGDRSSSHNHRGRAILVTTEIAIAVVVVFLSTLVVRSFQKLIAIDPGLRTDHILTAEITLPTPRYGDSSPLTNRFYEQVLENIVQSHGVLSAATTTQVPLRPSQVMTRFLIEGAPALAPGTFPYAQIRFISPDYFRAMGIGLLKGRTFTRSDIDSTTGFFVVNESFARHYLSSRDPIGANILIGVMSPTPSKIPVVGVVSNARDLGIDSDPEPEIYLPGYGLHAVLLVRTTLSSDDAATMVRNAVRAADPAQPVYHIETIDAVLADSVARQRMTATLLGSFALITLVLAAIGSFGVLSYSVAQRTREIGVRMAIGANRGDILQLILRQAAGSMGIGIFAGLVAGFLAARLINGLLFQTNITDPLSLAISISALVLVTVLAATIPALRAASVNPVDALRSE, from the coding sequence ATGCAATCCCTGCTGCGCGATCTTCGGTATGCCACCCGCCAACTCTGCAAATCTCCCGGATTTACCATCACGGTCATTCTCACCCTCGCGCTCGGCATCGGAGCCACAACGTCCATCTTCAGCTGCGTCTACGGGTTGCTCATTAAGTCCCTCCCGTTCCAGGATGAGCGCAGCATCATCACCCTCTCCGAAACGAACTCACAGGTAAAGGGCGCGAGCGAAGCCACCTATCTCGACTACCTCGACTGGCGAAACCAGCAGACCAGCTTCAGCCAGGTCGCCGCCTACTCCACCGTCAATCCAAGCTCCGTATCGCTTGTGATCGACGGCAAGCCCGCACAGATTCAGCGCGTTCTCGCCTCCGGCAACTTCTTCTCGCTTCTCGGAGTCTCTCCCGTGGCGGGCCGCCTCTTCGACAATCAGGACGATATCACCGGCAAAAACAACGTCGCTGTTATCAGTGCATCCGCATGGCAAACCTATTTCGGGCGTGATCGCAGCACTATCGGTCGATCCATCTCCTTGAATGGCACCAGCTACACCGTAATTGGGGTGCTTCCTTCAAACGCCTCGTTTCCGGCGGAAGGCGAAGTGTGGCTGCCTCTCTCACTTCTCGACCAACCGACACGGGCATCGCGCGTCTGGCACTCCGTCAAAGTGCTCGGCCGTCTGCGCCCGGGCGTATCCCTCTCCGCCGCGCGCTCCGACATGCAGACCGTCGCGCAACGCCTCTCCGCCGCCTATCCCGCCACCAACCGCAATGAGGGCATCGCTCTTGATCCGCTCCACGACAACTTGGTCAGCACGCTTCGCCCCGCCATGCTGTGCCTCATGGGAGCGGTGGTTCTGGTGCTCATTGTCGCGTGCGTAAACGTCGCTAATCTTCTCCTCGTGCGTGCCACCGAAAGCCGACGCGACGTAGCTGTTCGCAAGGCACTCGGCGCCAACCGCCAGCATCTCTTCCGCCAGTACCTCGCCCAAACGCTGATGCTCTCATTGCTCGGAGGGTCCCTCGGGATCCTGCTTGCCTCGATAGCTCTTCCTCTTCTGCGCGTGGCGCTCACGCATACCGAGGGGTTCGACGAATCGCTCCTCCACTCCATCAGCCTCAACTTCCCGGTGCTGCTCTTCACTTTGGCTGTATGTACGCTGACTGCATTTCTGTTTGGACTTCTCCCGGCGGCCCGCACCTCCGCTCCTTTGGTTGATATTCTCCGTTCCGGCGATCGCAGCAGCAGTCACAATCACCGCGGCCGCGCGATTCTCGTTACCACCGAAATAGCCATCGCTGTCGTCGTCGTTTTTCTCAGTACCTTAGTGGTCCGCAGCTTTCAAAAGCTGATCGCTATCGATCCCGGATTGCGCACCGATCACATCCTTACTGCCGAAATCACGCTGCCGACTCCCCGCTATGGCGATAGCAGCCCCCTCACCAATCGCTTCTACGAACAGGTCCTCGAAAACATTGTGCAATCCCACGGAGTCCTCTCCGCCGCCACTACCACGCAAGTTCCGCTCCGGCCTTCCCAGGTAATGACGCGCTTTCTCATCGAGGGCGCACCCGCTCTCGCCCCGGGCACCTTCCCCTATGCGCAAATTCGCTTCATCAGTCCCGACTACTTCCGCGCCATGGGCATCGGCCTTCTGAAAGGCAGAACCTTTACGCGCAGCGACATCGACAGCACCACAGGCTTCTTCGTAGTGAACGAATCATTCGCGCGCCACTACCTCTCCTCAAGAGATCCCATCGGCGCCAATATTCTCATCGGCGTCATGAGTCCCACTCCCAGCAAAATTCCCGTGGTGGGTGTTGTCTCGAATGCGCGCGATCTAGGCATCGACTCTGACCCTGAGCCGGAGATCTATCTTCCCGGATACGGCCTTCACGCCGTTCTGCTCGTGCGCACCACGCTTTCATCCGACGACGCTGCGACCATGGTACGAAATGCCGTTCGCGCCGCCGACCCCGCACAGCCCGTGTACCACATCGAAACCATCGACGCCGTACTCGCCGATTCCGTCGCGCGCCAACGCATGACGGCCACGCTCCTCGGTTCCTTCGCACTCATCACGCTCGTGCTCGCCGCCATCGGATCCTTCGGCGTGCTCTCCTATTCGGTCGCCCAGCGCACCCGCGAAATCGGAGTCCGGATGGCCATCGGCGCCAATCGAGGCGACATTCTTCAGCTCATCCTGCGCCAGGCAGCCGGCTCCATGGGCATCGGAATCTTCGCCGGTCTTGTCGCCGGCTTCCTCGCCGCTCGCCTCATCAATGGCCTACTCTTTCAAACCAACATCACCGATCCCCTCTCACTCGCAATCTCCATCTCCGCGCTAGTCCTGGTCACGGTCCTGGCAGCCACGATCCCCGCCCTTCGCGCCGCTTCGGTCAATCCCGTCGACGCCCTGCGTTCCGAATAA
- a CDS encoding LemA family protein, with amino-acid sequence MSKGMLVGLGVLGVIVLALFLVGGSYVSAKNQMVAKDQTVKSAWSEVDVQLQRRADLIPNLVETVKGFTKEENSVFAEIANARAGMLNAQTPQSKIAANGQLDGALGRLLLLTENYPQLRSSEQFMRLQDELAGTENRIGVARKRYNDAIQDYNTFVQQFPNSIWAGMAGYHTNDAYFKASPAAQQVPNVKF; translated from the coding sequence ATGAGCAAGGGAATGCTAGTTGGGCTGGGCGTACTCGGCGTGATCGTGCTGGCGCTATTTCTGGTTGGCGGCAGTTATGTGAGCGCAAAAAACCAGATGGTCGCGAAAGATCAAACCGTTAAGTCGGCGTGGTCCGAGGTGGACGTGCAACTGCAGCGTCGCGCGGATTTGATTCCTAACCTGGTAGAGACGGTCAAGGGATTCACCAAGGAAGAGAACTCAGTGTTTGCGGAGATCGCGAATGCGCGCGCGGGGATGTTGAACGCACAGACTCCACAGTCGAAGATTGCCGCCAACGGGCAGCTGGATGGCGCACTTGGCCGGTTGCTGCTGTTGACCGAGAACTATCCGCAATTGCGTTCGAGCGAGCAGTTCATGCGCCTGCAAGACGAACTGGCAGGCACTGAAAACCGCATAGGCGTGGCACGCAAACGCTACAACGACGCGATCCAGGATTACAACACTTTCGTTCAGCAGTTTCCCAACAGCATCTGGGCGGGGATGGCCGGATACCACACAAACGACGCGTACTTCAAGGCCAGTCCAGCGGCGCAGCAGGTGCCGAACGTGAAGTTCTAA
- a CDS encoding nitronate monooxygenase, producing the protein MVQLPRIIQGGMGVGVSNWRLAQAVSRLGQLGVVSGTAIDQVLVRRLADGDKGGYMRRGLDAFPFPDMAKRIWNDYFVPGGKSPETPYPATQMHQRRDSRNLIELLMVSNFVEVFLARQGHLNKVGVNFLEKVQLPHLASIYGAMLAGVGYVLMGAGIPLHIPGVIDNFAAGKAAEYKLAVTGAVPTQDTMMRFDPADYVDGPLPVLDRPRFLAIVSSNTLATTMLRRATGPVDGFVIETPIAGGHNAPPRGKLQLNEAGEPIYGERDKVNLAEMRELGVPFWLAGGYGNADKVKEAVEQGAAGVQVGTAFAFSEESGMRTDLKRTLLAQATAGTGKVFTDPLASPTGFPFKVAQLAGSYSDEEVAQARTRVCDLGYLREPYAIDEQKIGYRCSAEPVANYVAKGGKIEDTVGRKCLCNALMANIGHAQTRKDGTAEPPLVTIGDDLNTAAHFLNPERESYSAAEVVRELLSKVDVEQAVTAPSKVEVLSMEPVLAATA; encoded by the coding sequence ATGGTCCAACTTCCACGGATTATTCAAGGCGGAATGGGTGTCGGCGTCTCCAACTGGAGACTTGCGCAAGCGGTCTCGAGGTTGGGTCAGCTCGGAGTTGTCTCGGGAACAGCGATCGACCAGGTGCTGGTACGCCGGTTGGCCGACGGAGACAAGGGCGGATACATGCGCCGCGGGTTGGACGCATTTCCGTTTCCCGACATGGCCAAACGCATCTGGAATGACTACTTCGTTCCGGGCGGCAAATCCCCTGAAACGCCTTATCCCGCGACTCAGATGCATCAACGCCGCGACTCCCGCAACCTGATTGAATTGCTGATGGTAAGTAACTTTGTTGAAGTATTTCTTGCGCGCCAGGGACACTTGAATAAGGTGGGAGTCAATTTCCTCGAGAAAGTCCAGTTGCCGCATCTGGCTTCAATTTATGGCGCCATGCTGGCGGGCGTTGGTTATGTACTGATGGGCGCGGGAATTCCATTACATATCCCCGGAGTAATCGACAACTTCGCGGCAGGAAAGGCTGCAGAGTACAAGCTGGCTGTCACCGGGGCCGTTCCCACACAAGACACTATGATGCGATTCGACCCGGCGGACTACGTGGATGGACCGCTGCCGGTTCTGGATCGTCCGCGGTTTCTGGCTATTGTTTCGTCGAATACGCTGGCGACCACCATGCTGCGCCGTGCCACTGGGCCGGTCGACGGGTTCGTGATTGAGACCCCGATTGCGGGTGGACACAATGCGCCGCCGAGAGGGAAGTTGCAGCTGAACGAAGCTGGCGAACCGATCTATGGCGAGCGTGACAAGGTAAATCTCGCGGAGATGCGCGAGCTGGGTGTGCCGTTCTGGCTGGCCGGGGGCTATGGCAACGCCGATAAGGTTAAGGAAGCCGTCGAGCAGGGTGCGGCCGGAGTCCAGGTGGGCACAGCGTTCGCATTCAGCGAAGAGTCTGGCATGCGCACCGACCTGAAAAGGACTTTGCTGGCGCAGGCTACTGCGGGGACCGGCAAGGTATTTACCGATCCGCTCGCGTCGCCTACAGGATTTCCATTCAAAGTGGCGCAGCTTGCCGGTTCCTACTCCGATGAAGAAGTAGCACAGGCGCGGACGCGGGTTTGCGATCTCGGCTATCTTCGCGAGCCTTATGCGATAGACGAGCAGAAGATTGGCTACCGCTGCTCCGCGGAACCGGTGGCGAATTATGTGGCCAAAGGTGGAAAGATCGAAGACACTGTTGGTCGCAAGTGCCTGTGCAATGCGCTGATGGCCAACATCGGCCATGCGCAGACGCGCAAAGACGGGACCGCGGAACCGCCGCTGGTGACGATTGGCGACGATCTGAATACCGCAGCGCATTTCCTCAATCCCGAGCGCGAAAGCTACTCGGCTGCGGAAGTGGTGAGAGAGCTTCTTAGCAAAGTGGACGTGGAGCAGGCGGTCACCGCGCCATCGAAGGTGGAAGTGCTTTCAATGGAACCCGTACTTGCCGCGACAGCATAA
- a CDS encoding STAS domain-containing protein, translated as MALTIASRELDGVTVLDLSGRITLGEGSVQLREAIRDLISKGSKNILLNLGDVNYIDSSGLGELVGAYTTAKNQGAALKLLNLTRKVKDVLQLTKLYTVFDIYDDEASAIASYK; from the coding sequence GTGGCACTTACTATTGCTTCCCGTGAATTGGACGGCGTTACAGTCCTGGACCTTAGCGGGCGGATCACTCTGGGCGAGGGCAGTGTTCAGCTGCGCGAAGCAATTCGCGACCTGATCAGCAAAGGATCAAAGAATATCCTGCTGAATCTGGGCGATGTGAACTATATCGATAGCTCGGGACTGGGCGAACTCGTTGGCGCCTATACCACCGCCAAAAACCAGGGTGCCGCACTCAAGCTGCTCAACCTGACCCGCAAGGTGAAGGACGTTCTGCAGCTCACCAAGCTCTACACCGTTTTTGACATCTACGACGACGAAGCCAGCGCCATCGCCTCCTACAAGTAG
- a CDS encoding ATP-binding protein, which produces MIDSKPGKRTFSLPSTMESVSEIEAAADKLAEEAGVDEEERFRITMAVREAAVNAVLHGNDYDPAKQVTASFENNGKSLIFSVADQGKGVDWENLPDPLAPENLLRGTGRGIFLIRSFMDEVHFRQLQPGTELTLIKHLVPATEKTEASS; this is translated from the coding sequence TTGATCGATTCAAAACCAGGTAAGCGGACCTTTTCGCTACCCTCTACGATGGAGAGCGTCAGCGAGATTGAAGCTGCCGCGGACAAGCTGGCCGAAGAGGCTGGAGTGGACGAGGAAGAGCGCTTTCGCATCACGATGGCCGTCCGTGAAGCAGCAGTTAATGCGGTACTCCACGGCAACGACTACGACCCTGCCAAGCAGGTCACTGCCAGCTTTGAGAATAACGGAAAATCACTGATCTTCTCGGTCGCCGATCAGGGCAAAGGCGTCGACTGGGAGAATCTTCCCGATCCACTCGCTCCTGAAAACCTTCTGCGCGGCACCGGTCGCGGCATCTTCCTCATCCGATCGTTCATGGACGAGGTCCATTTTCGTCAACTCCAGCCCGGAACAGAATTGACGTTGATCAAGCACCTTGTCCCGGCAACGGAAAAAACCGAAGCATCTTCGTAA
- a CDS encoding metalloregulator ArsR/SmtB family transcription factor codes for MPEQNPQIDHLFHALGDPTRRAILDRLTGGPMSVSTLAEPLGVTLTAVAQHLQILEEAALVHTEKLGRVRTCRIETTGWRVLEQWIRDHRTSWERKLDRLGEMLAEEDETG; via the coding sequence ATGCCAGAGCAGAACCCGCAAATCGATCACTTGTTTCACGCACTGGGCGATCCTACCCGTCGAGCGATTCTCGACAGGCTGACGGGTGGCCCAATGTCGGTCTCGACTCTCGCGGAGCCGCTAGGTGTGACGCTTACGGCGGTTGCGCAGCACCTGCAAATCTTAGAAGAAGCTGCTCTTGTGCACACTGAAAAGCTTGGCCGCGTAAGAACGTGTCGCATTGAAACCACCGGATGGCGCGTTCTAGAGCAGTGGATTCGTGATCATCGCACTTCGTGGGAGCGCAAGCTAGACCGGCTCGGCGAAATGCTAGCGGAAGAAGACGAGACCGGCTAA
- a CDS encoding CBS domain-containing protein, with protein sequence MGHSWARCGADDTSIEFDPAQYTQFVNHRVTTRVSLTALLGTAVTDAQGNVRGKLKDVAVATGAEAGQVAGLVLKTRTGLLIVPSQDVRETAAGTLELTSTETLAPLQDQGNYIYLQQDLVDRQIIDIHGRKVVRVNDVDLEWKADGDQHLLRVAEVEVGLRGAFRRVFKGLLPRASLETMSCKFKERGIPWQFVDVIEVDPARRVKLRIEYERLAEMHPSDLAEILEDLAPAERDAVFTSLNEEVAAETLEEVDPKLQLSLLEKLDEEKIADIVEEMDPGAAADLLAELPGYRSDAILEEMEPEERHEVEELLEFDEHSAAGAMTTDFVYLGTDATVSQVGPALRSFDGDIESVTEIYLLDDKRVLRGIVPLSLLVMALPDTRLSVLAEPRVLSCPADMKQNDLAEMFDKYNLHALPVVDSQARMVGVVHADHVISFLREKL encoded by the coding sequence ATGGGACATTCATGGGCGCGTTGTGGTGCAGACGATACGTCGATTGAGTTCGATCCGGCGCAGTACACTCAATTTGTGAATCATCGCGTCACAACCCGCGTAAGTTTGACCGCGCTGCTGGGGACCGCGGTGACAGATGCGCAGGGAAACGTGCGCGGCAAGTTGAAGGATGTTGCTGTCGCTACAGGCGCGGAGGCGGGTCAGGTTGCGGGACTTGTGCTGAAGACTCGCACTGGTCTGTTAATAGTTCCTTCGCAGGACGTGCGCGAGACTGCGGCAGGAACACTGGAACTGACGTCGACAGAGACGCTGGCGCCGCTTCAAGACCAGGGCAACTACATCTACCTGCAGCAGGACCTGGTCGATCGCCAGATCATCGACATTCACGGGCGCAAAGTGGTGCGCGTCAACGACGTCGACCTGGAGTGGAAAGCCGACGGAGATCAGCATCTGTTACGCGTGGCTGAAGTTGAAGTGGGGCTGCGGGGCGCTTTCCGCCGGGTGTTCAAGGGGCTGTTGCCGAGAGCTTCACTTGAGACGATGTCGTGCAAGTTCAAAGAGCGCGGCATTCCATGGCAGTTCGTCGACGTGATCGAAGTGGATCCGGCGCGCCGCGTAAAGCTGCGCATTGAGTACGAGCGCCTGGCCGAGATGCATCCTTCAGACCTCGCCGAGATTCTCGAAGATCTTGCCCCAGCAGAGCGCGACGCAGTCTTTACGTCCCTCAACGAAGAAGTGGCTGCCGAAACCCTGGAAGAAGTTGATCCCAAGCTGCAGCTCTCTCTGCTTGAGAAGCTTGACGAAGAAAAGATCGCCGACATTGTCGAAGAAATGGATCCGGGAGCTGCGGCCGACCTGCTGGCGGAACTGCCCGGTTACCGGTCGGACGCGATTCTGGAAGAGATGGAGCCGGAGGAGCGGCACGAAGTCGAGGAACTGCTCGAGTTCGACGAGCATTCCGCGGCTGGAGCCATGACCACCGACTTCGTTTATCTTGGCACTGACGCAACCGTATCGCAGGTCGGACCCGCCCTCCGCAGCTTCGATGGCGACATTGAGTCGGTGACAGAAATTTATCTGCTGGATGATAAGCGGGTACTGCGCGGCATCGTTCCGCTGTCCCTGCTGGTGATGGCATTGCCGGATACGCGACTTTCGGTGCTGGCGGAACCGAGGGTGCTTTCCTGTCCAGCTGATATGAAGCAGAACGACCTTGCCGAGATGTTCGACAAGTACAACCTCCATGCACTGCCGGTAGTTGACTCTCAGGCGCGGATGGTGGGCGTTGTTCATGCCGATCACGTGATCAGCTTCCTTCGCGAAAAGCTCTAG